One segment of Megachile rotundata isolate GNS110a chromosome 6, iyMegRotu1, whole genome shotgun sequence DNA contains the following:
- the Np gene encoding serine protease notopleural, with protein MWDRERTVWAIVFLANVLMNTAIASPIYVAQFIPGSTGRNIRHLPCVSRRTGETGVCMFAFTCAKANGTHLGTCIDRFYFGSCCKIDEEPDIFPQDNSIDDGPPARPFVTTHGPIESYDIPEYFSRPKPINEMKPPGTTLSTEGPSTVTHSTREPPTTIKDTTKLVTKKPILTSVETTTQPVRLSTFQTVQNSSIQDSTTRSPPRITSSTVQTTQKPSSTVTEIMNTTGKPSTLISTVPPRPTTLETATKVPSTAQTFAQTTKPITRKPIVNTSTTKRPTYATTRKPVQSTVNRPTETTLKPVQSSSHQTTESTTSKTVYTTTQRTTPITRFPPRNATTARPLTHATTRRPTTATKRPTTSSSTRRPTTTRKPTSPTKRPSKPSTSTSSTLSFATTTKPTVTTVKDRPSTIKDRPSTIATTTGSSTSETKPTVSVTETTVQKITTSTTKPVQKIKPTTIRTTTSRPTTSRPTTTTSRPTTTTSRPTTTTSKPTKTTSRPTTTPRPKPTRVNATTTKPQTKPAFTTTEKTESSSSIETFNTTVTKVRPTTESTKPTKPFKPLTTPSTVPTVTETSFAVASSTEAYVPSTKVPVNQTLDEAFQTTYAPGIVTWTSSSDDTTKTPEIATTEPDQTESDWTPITTPDGWIMIQSPSTKKPGETQATTEKPISESTLIASTSAKPTTEVTTEQHVATTLSSIASVTIDAELPVPMETLNMSDYKQVCGRRLFPEPRIVGGNRSSFGKWPWQISLRQWRTSTYLHKCGAALLNENWAITAAHCVENVPPSDLLLRIGEHDLANEDEPYGFQERRVQIVASHPQFDPRTFEFDLALLRFYEPLLPFQPNVLPICLPDDDETYVGRTAYVTGWGRLYDEGPLPSTLQEVAVPVINNTMCESMYRNAGYIEHIPHIFICAGWKNGGSDSCEGDSGGPMVIQRARDKRWILAGVISWGIGCAVPNQPGVYTRISEFREWINQILQF; from the exons aTGTGGGATCGAGAAAGAACAGTCTGGGCCATCGTCTTCTTAGCCAACGTGTTGATGAATACCGCGATCGCTTCGCCGATCTACGTTGCGCAATTTATTCCAGGAA GCACGGGGAGGAATATCAGGCACCTGCCCTGTGTGTCCCGCAGAACCGGCGAGACTGGGGTGTGCATGTTCGCGTTCACGTGTGCCAAAGCGAATGGAACGCACCTTGGCACTTGCATCGACCGTTTTTACTTCGGTAGTTGTTGCAAGATCGACGAAGAGCCCGATATTTTCCCTCAAGACAATAGTATCGACGATGGGCCGCCGGCGAGGCCGTTCGTCACGACCCATGGGCCCATCGAGAGCTACGACATACCCGAGTACTTCTCAAGGCCGAAACCGATCAACGAGATGAAACCACCTGGAACAACGCTCTCCACCGAG GGTCCAAGCACGGTGACGCACAGCACCCGAGAACCACCGACGACCATAAAAGACACGACAAAACTCGTAACGAAGAAGCCGATACTGACGAGCGTCGAAACAACCACGCAACCGGTTCGATTATCTACCTTTCAAACCGTGCAGAACTCATCGATCCAAGACTCCACGACAAGAAGTCCTCCGAGAATCACGAGCAGTACCGTCCAAACGACGCAAAAACCATCCAGCACAGTCACAGAAATCATGAACACGACTGGCAAACCTTCCACGTTGATTTCCACGGTGCCTCCGAGGCCAACGACACTGGAAACCGCGACAAAAGTGCCATCCACCGCTCAAACGTTTGCTCAAACCACCAAACCGATTACGAGGAAACCCATCGTTAACACGTCAACGACTAAAAGGCCAACATACGCGACGACGCGTAAACCCGTTCAATCGACCGTCAATAGACCCACGGAAACCACTTTGAAACCCGTTCAATCGAGTAGTCATCAAACGACAGAATCGACGACGTCGAAAACCGTGTACACCACGACTCAGAGGACCACGCCGATTACGAGGTTTCCACCAAGAAATGCGACTACGGCGAGACCGTTAACTCATGCTACTACTAGGAGACCTACGACGGCTACCAAGAGACCTACGACGAGTAGCAGTACACGGAGACCTACTACCACGAGGAAACCTACTTCACCCACCAAGAGGCCTAGCAAACCAAGTACTTCGACTTCCAGCACCCTGTCTTTTGCAACCACGACGAAACCTACTGTCACGACTGTTAAGGATCGACCATCGACCATCAAGGACCGACCGTCGACTATTGCAACTACTACAGGAAGCTCCACGAGCGAAACGAAGCCTACAGTATCTGTCACAGAGACTACTGTTCAGAAGATTACAACGAGTACAACGAAACCCGTGCAGAAAATTAAACCGACCACCATTAGAACCACGACTTCTAGGCCAACCACTTCGAGACCGACTACAACCACTTCGAGACCAACTACAACCACTTCGAGGCCAACCACGACTACTTCGAAGCCAACGAAGACCACTTCGAGACCGACGACTACCCCAAGGCCTAAGCCTACGAGAGTCAACGCAACAACCACCAAGCCGCAAACAAAACCTGCGTTCACAACCACCGAGAAAACGGAGTCTTCGTCTTCTATAGAGACCTTCAATACCACTGTCACTAAAGTTAGACCAACGACAGAGTCGACGAAACCTACTAAACCATTCAAGCCCTTGACGACACCATCGACTGTGCCTACAGTGACGGAGACCAGTTTCGCTGTGGCGTCTTCTACGGAGGCGTATGTTCCTTCGACGAAGGTGCCGGTTAATCAGACCTTGGACGAAGCCTTTCAAACTACTTATGCACCTGGTATTGTTACGTGGACCTCGAGTTCGGATGATACTACGAAGACTCCGGAGATTGCGACCACTGAACCGG ATCAAACCGAAAGCGATTGGACGCCTATCACCACTCCAGACGGTTGGATCATGATTCAATCTCCCAGCACGAAGAAACCGGGCGAAACGCAGGCAACCACTGAGAAACCGATTTCGGAATCTACGTTGATAGCATCGACTTCGG CGAAACCAACAACGGAGGTAACCACGGAGCAGCATGTGGCGACAACCCTGTCTTCGATCGCCAGCGTGACGATAGACGCGGAACTTCCGGTACCAATGGAAACCCTGAACATGTCAGACTACAAACAAG TGTGCGGGAGAAGACTGTTTCCGGAGCCTCGTATAGTCGGTGGCAATCGCAGCTCCTTCGGAAAATGGCCTTGGCAA ATCTCATTACGACAATGGAGAACGTCGACGTATTTGCACAAATGTGGAGCGGCTTTGCTGAACGAGAATTGGGCCATAACTGCAGCGCACTGTGTCGAGAA CGTACCACCCAGTGATTTACTGCTGAGAATCGGCGAACACGATCTCGCGAACGAAGACGAACCATACGGTTTCCAAGAGAGAAGAGTCCAAATCGTAGCGAGTCATCCACAATTCGATCCCCGTACATTCGAATTCGATCTCGCCCTCTTAAGATTCTACGAACCTTTGTTACCCTTCCAACCGAACGTTCTACCAATTTGTCTGCCTGACGACGACGAAACATACGTTGGTCGTACTGCTTATGTCACTGGTTGGGGACGACTTTACGATG AGGGACCGCTGCCATCTACTCTTCAGGAAGTGGCGGTGCCGGTCATCAACAACACCATGTGCGAGTCCATGTACAGAAACGCGGGTTACATAGAACATATTcctcatatttttatttgtgctGGGTGGAAAAATGGAGGATCCGATTCGTGTGAG GGTGACAGTGGAGGACCAATGGTGATCCAAAGGGCACGCGACAAGCGATGGATCCTAGCCGGAGTAATTAGCTGGGGAATCGGGTGTGCGGTTCCCAATCAACCAGGTGTCTACACCCGCATCTCCGAGTTCCGCGAATGGATCAACCAGATTCTCCAGTTCTAA